The Salegentibacter sp. Hel_I_6 region ACGACCACCCTCAGAAATTGTTTGAAAAACATTGCTTATCCCGCCACCTAAAATCCAGTGTTCATCGGTAAGATTTGGACCAATAGCACCACCGCCATCGGCACGGTGACAGGCCATACAACTGGTCATATAAATTTCTTCTCCGGCTTTTAAATCTGAGGCTTCGGTCAATAATTCTACAGATGAGGCATCTATAAGATCTGGATTTTCTCTTTTATAAGCTTCTATCTCTTCGTTGGCCCGGGCAACTTCAGCCAAATATTCTTCTCTTTGTGTGTCGCCATCAAAAATGTGGTAATAGGCCATGTAGACAAATGCAAAAACTATACTTACATAAAAACCATACAGCCACCATGAAGGAAGATCGTTATCTAGTTCTTTGATGCCATCGTAATTATGATCCAAAAGAATTTCTTCTTCTTTTTCAATTGGTTTTTGGTTCAACATCTTTTTGTAAAACCTTTTTAAACCCAGGAATTGTTTATCTGAATTCTCAATTTTCAATCTGGTATAATGCTGCTGGGCATCGGGTTTTAAACTTCTAAAAACCATATTTTCTAATGCCGCAATGGATACTTCAATAGCAACCGCTATAATCAAGACTACAGCAAGTATCCACCAAATAACTGGATACTCTTGAATGGCCCAACCACTTTCTGTCTCTACGGTTAATTCTATTAAAGCCAGTGCCAGAATTATAAATCCGGCAATTCTTAAATATGCTGTAGTTTTCATAATTGTTGATTTTCCTGGTTATTATCTAAGGGAAGTTGGCTAACCTCATCGATGTCTTTCTTTTTTGCAGTAATTACCCATAGAAAGAGGACTACAAAAAAAATGAAGAAAATAAGTAGGGAAATTAACGGGTAGATCATTACACCGTCTATACTTTCCATATGGCCTTTAACAAATTTGAACATCTTAATTAGTTTTGGTGGTTGAAACTTCTACATCTTTGGCTTTAATATCGGTTCCCAAACGCTGTAAGTAGGCGATAAGAGCAACGATTTCACGATTTCGCATTTCTACGAATTCAGTACCATTTTGAGCAGCAAATTCTTTTTCAGCTTCATAGGTCTTTACAAAATCGGGATCTGCATAAAGATTTTTCTCAATTTGAGTTCCCTGTTCTGACATCCACTTCTGGGCGTTTTCTATTTCCTCTAAAGTATATGGTACTCCAAGCTTGCTAAGAGCTCTCATTTTAGCTTCGGTATCACTTTTATCAAGCTCATCTGTAATTATCCATTTATAAGATGGCATGATAGAACCTGAAGAGGTGCTCTGCGGATCGTACATATGGTTAAGGTGCCAGTTATCGGAATATTTACCACCTACCCGCATAAGATCGGGACCAGTACGTTTACTTCCCCATAGGAAAGGATAGTCGTAAGCATATTCCCCGGCTTTAGAGTATTCACCATAGCGTTCTACTTCACTTCTAAAAGGGCGAATCATTTGGGAGTGGCAACCTACACAACCTTCTCTAATATAAATATCCCGTCCTTCAAGTTCTAGCGGAGTGTATGGTTTTACACTGGAAATTACCGGTACATACTCATCTACCATTAGTGAAGGTACTATTTGTACCACACCTCCAATTAAAATAGCGATTGTAGCGAAAATGGTAAGTTTAACCGGTCTTCTTTCTAACCAGGAGTGGTAAGCTTCACCCGTTGTTCTTTTTTTGGTTACTTTTTGCAAAGGAGCAGCTTCAGCCAGTTCATCTTCAACTGCGCTTCCCTGTCTAACCGTTTTTACAATATTATAAAGCAGGATAAATGCACCTACAATATATAAACTACCGCCAATAGCCCGCATCCAGTACATTGGGATAATTGAACTCACGGTTTCAAGGAAGTTTCCGTAGGTAAGTGTTCCATCAAGGTTAAATTGTTTCCACATAGAAGCCTGAACGAATCCAGCAACATACATTGGTAAAGTGTAAATAATAATTCCCAATGTCCCTATCCAGAAATGCGCATTAGCCAATTTAATAGAGTAGAGTTTTGTTTTAAATAATCTTGGTACTAACCAGTAAACCATACCAAAGGTTAAGAAACCATTCCAGGCTAGTGCCCCAACGTGCACGTGAGCAATAATCCAGTCACTAAAGTGGGCGATGGCATTTACATTTTTAAGCGAAAGCATTGGACCTTCAAAAGTTGCCATCCCGTATCCGGTAATAGCTACTACAAAGAATTTAAGAACAGGATCTGTTCGTACTTTATCCCAGGCTCCACGTAGGGTCAATAGTCCGTTTATCATTCCTCCCCAGGAAGGAAACAATAACATAACTGAAAAAGCAACTCCAAGGTTTTGCGCCCAGTCTGGTAAAGTTGAATATAGCAGGTGGTGTGGACCAGCCCAGATATATATAAATATCAGTGACCAAAAGTGAATAATAGAAAGTCTATATGAATAAACAGGCCTGTTTGCTGCTTTTGGAACAAAAT contains the following coding sequences:
- a CDS encoding cbb3-type cytochrome c oxidase N-terminal domain-containing protein, which encodes MKTTAYLRIAGFIILALALIELTVETESGWAIQEYPVIWWILAVVLIIAVAIEVSIAALENMVFRSLKPDAQQHYTRLKIENSDKQFLGLKRFYKKMLNQKPIEKEEEILLDHNYDGIKELDNDLPSWWLYGFYVSIVFAFVYMAYYHIFDGDTQREEYLAEVARANEEIEAYKRENPDLIDASSVELLTEASDLKAGEEIYMTSCMACHRADGGGAIGPNLTDEHWILGGGISNVFQTISEGGRDGKGMVAWKSELSAQEVAQVASYVLSLEGTNPTDPKGPEGDIWEADSE
- a CDS encoding CcoQ/FixQ family Cbb3-type cytochrome c oxidase assembly chaperone, translated to MFKFVKGHMESIDGVMIYPLISLLIFFIFFVVLFLWVITAKKKDIDEVSQLPLDNNQENQQL
- the ccoN gene encoding cytochrome-c oxidase, cbb3-type subunit I; translated protein: MEIEQFHYDNKIVKKFTMATLFWGIIGMSVGLLLAFMFLFPNITDGISWLSFGRLRPLHTNAVIFAFVGNAIFAGVYYSTQRLLKARMWSDFLSNFNFWGWQVIIVAAAITLPMGFTSSKEYAELEWPIDIAIALVWVAFGANLIGTMIKRRQRHLYVAIWFYLATFVTVAVLHIVNNIEIPVSAFKSYSVYSGVQDALVQWWYGHNAVAFFLTTPFLGLMYYFVPKAANRPVYSYRLSIIHFWSLIFIYIWAGPHHLLYSTLPDWAQNLGVAFSVMLLFPSWGGMINGLLTLRGAWDKVRTDPVLKFFVVAITGYGMATFEGPMLSLKNVNAIAHFSDWIIAHVHVGALAWNGFLTFGMVYWLVPRLFKTKLYSIKLANAHFWIGTLGIIIYTLPMYVAGFVQASMWKQFNLDGTLTYGNFLETVSSIIPMYWMRAIGGSLYIVGAFILLYNIVKTVRQGSAVEDELAEAAPLQKVTKKRTTGEAYHSWLERRPVKLTIFATIAILIGGVVQIVPSLMVDEYVPVISSVKPYTPLELEGRDIYIREGCVGCHSQMIRPFRSEVERYGEYSKAGEYAYDYPFLWGSKRTGPDLMRVGGKYSDNWHLNHMYDPQSTSSGSIMPSYKWIITDELDKSDTEAKMRALSKLGVPYTLEEIENAQKWMSEQGTQIEKNLYADPDFVKTYEAEKEFAAQNGTEFVEMRNREIVALIAYLQRLGTDIKAKDVEVSTTKTN